From the Bacteroidales bacterium genome, one window contains:
- a CDS encoding RraA family protein: MRTIFFLFFGFFTLLVSAQPGKTLSDAEILRLYEGLRVADVSDGMDAIGLHDCGLLDPSITALWKDPVHFAHRITGIALTVRYVPTNRVFPTGLTLQEYEKWRDEWYTKISPEPFVDSIRQGSIIVIDNQGDNDTGTTGSNNILYWKKKGAVGVVSAGGVRDTDEISKEQVPVYMDVMKRGRGIRPGRNEVESVNRPVVVGGVLIRPGDIIVADGDGVIVVPREHAAEVARIAREVLNADKKGRRSLYDQLQIPYDFTVE; the protein is encoded by the coding sequence ATGAGAACAATTTTTTTTCTGTTTTTTGGTTTTTTTACTTTGCTGGTAAGTGCACAGCCGGGCAAAACGCTTTCGGATGCAGAGATACTCAGGCTTTACGAAGGGTTGCGCGTGGCCGATGTATCGGATGGAATGGATGCAATAGGGTTGCATGACTGTGGTTTGCTGGATCCATCCATTACGGCACTCTGGAAAGATCCGGTGCATTTTGCACACCGGATAACAGGTATAGCGCTCACAGTGAGGTATGTTCCCACCAACAGGGTTTTTCCTACCGGTCTTACCCTTCAGGAGTATGAGAAGTGGAGGGATGAATGGTACACAAAGATATCCCCTGAACCCTTTGTTGATTCGATCCGGCAAGGAAGTATTATTGTTATTGATAATCAGGGTGATAATGATACAGGAACGACGGGTTCGAACAATATTCTGTACTGGAAGAAAAAAGGTGCCGTAGGTGTTGTGTCAGCCGGCGGAGTGCGTGATACGGATGAAATCAGTAAGGAACAGGTTCCGGTTTATATGGATGTTATGAAACGCGGGCGTGGAATACGTCCGGGCCGTAATGAAGTGGAATCAGTAAACAGACCGGTTGTTGTGGGAGGGGTTTTAATACGTCCGGGAGATATCATTGTGGCTGATGGAGACGGAGTGATTGTGGTGCCCCGGGAGCATGCAGCAGAAGTGGCCCGTATTGCGCGGGAGGTACTGAATGCCGACAAAAAAGGCCGGCGTTCTTTATACGATCAGTTGCAGATTCCTTATGATTTTACAGTAGAATAA